The following are encoded together in the Ranitomeya imitator isolate aRanImi1 chromosome 4, aRanImi1.pri, whole genome shotgun sequence genome:
- the LOC138673986 gene encoding serine protease inhibitor Kazal-type 1-like, giving the protein MNFRGILSISLILLCLLLGSTKSNTASSEEREPNCDVGASSRCPRNYDPVCGSDQQTYDNECLLCMEKIKKNVHIKISKNGRC; this is encoded by the exons ATGAACTTTAGAGGTATCCTATCAATTTCATTGATTCTTCTCTGTCTTCTCTTGG GTAGTACAAAGAGTAACACCGCTTCCAGTGAAGAAAGAGAG CCTAACTGTGATGTAGGCGCATCATCAAGATGCCCTCGTAACTACGATCCTGTATGTGGAAGTGATCAACAAACATATGACAATGAATGTCTGCTCTGCATGGAAAAGAT AAAGAAAAATGTTCATATTAAGATCAGCAAAAATGGAAGATGCTGA